The following coding sequences are from one Sciurus carolinensis chromosome 11, mSciCar1.2, whole genome shotgun sequence window:
- the Ms4a13 gene encoding membrane-spanning 4-domains subfamily A member 13 isoform X2, producing MIGIFHIFMWYFLLVLYMGQIKGVFGTYEPITYKTGCAFWGIFYIVSGVSSIRSTQNSSRYLSIWALTMNIFSVITALIALSLTIIELSTFNTVSYRNYGQAKLGREVSRVLLTTYLLEIGIALTHAICCCSQLNKTDQRTPHPRSSSLKLNKKHSSAMGSQELGVDLRQPHSRSSSLKLDKTASEELGEDLRQPRSRSSSLKLNT from the exons ATGATTGGcatctttcatattttcatgtgGTATTTCCTATTGGTTTTGTATATGGGACAAATTAAAGGAGTCTTTGGGACATATGAACCTATAACTTACAAAACAGGATGTGCTTTTTGGGGAATTTTT TATATTGTGTCAGGAGTTTCCTCAATAAGATCAACACAGAATTCAAGTCGATACCTG AGCATATGGGCTTTGACCATGAACATCTTCTCTGTGATTACTGCACTTATTGCACTATCTCTAACAATAATTGAGTTGTCTACTTTTAACACTGTGTCATATAGGAATTATGGACAAGCG AAACTAGGGAGGGAAGTTTCACGTGTTTTATTGACCACGTACCTCTTGGAAATTGGTATTGCCCTTACACATGCAATCTGCTGCTGTTCACAGTTG AACAAAACGGATCAGAGGACCCCACACCCTCGTAGCAGCTCCCTGAAACTGAACAAAAAACACAGTTCTGCAATGGGAAGTCAAG AACTAGGAGTGGATCTGAGGCAACCACATTCTCGTAGCAGCTCCCTGAAACTGGACAAAACTGCAAGTGAAG AACTAGGAGAGGATCTGAGGCAACCACGTTCTCGTAGCAGCTCCCTGAAACTGAACACATAA
- the Ms4a13 gene encoding membrane-spanning 4-domains subfamily A member 13 isoform X3: MACAQTSAADSLVLGAIQIMIGIFHIFMWYFLLVLYMGQIKGVFGTYEPITYKTGCAFWGIFYIVSGVSSIRSTQNSSRYLSIWALTMNIFSVITALIALSLTIIELSTFNTVSYRNYGQAKLGREVSRVLLTTYLLEIGIALTHAICCCSQLNKTDQRTPHPRSSSLKLNKKHSSAMGSQGYEI; this comes from the exons ATGGCATGTGCACAGACCTCTGCAGCAGATAGTCTTGTTTTAGGG GCTATCCAGATTATGATTGGcatctttcatattttcatgtgGTATTTCCTATTGGTTTTGTATATGGGACAAATTAAAGGAGTCTTTGGGACATATGAACCTATAACTTACAAAACAGGATGTGCTTTTTGGGGAATTTTT TATATTGTGTCAGGAGTTTCCTCAATAAGATCAACACAGAATTCAAGTCGATACCTG AGCATATGGGCTTTGACCATGAACATCTTCTCTGTGATTACTGCACTTATTGCACTATCTCTAACAATAATTGAGTTGTCTACTTTTAACACTGTGTCATATAGGAATTATGGACAAGCG AAACTAGGGAGGGAAGTTTCACGTGTTTTATTGACCACGTACCTCTTGGAAATTGGTATTGCCCTTACACATGCAATCTGCTGCTGTTCACAGTTG AACAAAACGGATCAGAGGACCCCACACCCTCGTAGCAGCTCCCTGAAACTGAACAAAAAACACAGTTCTGCAATGGGAAGTCAAG GCTATGAAATCTGA
- the Ms4a13 gene encoding membrane-spanning 4-domains subfamily A member 13 isoform X1 has translation MACAQTSAADSLVLGAIQIMIGIFHIFMWYFLLVLYMGQIKGVFGTYEPITYKTGCAFWGIFYIVSGVSSIRSTQNSSRYLSIWALTMNIFSVITALIALSLTIIELSTFNTVSYRNYGQAKLGREVSRVLLTTYLLEIGIALTHAICCCSQLNKTDQRTPHPRSSSLKLNKKHSSAMGSQELGVDLRQPHSRSSSLKLDKTASEELGEDLRQPRSRSSSLKLNT, from the exons ATGGCATGTGCACAGACCTCTGCAGCAGATAGTCTTGTTTTAGGG GCTATCCAGATTATGATTGGcatctttcatattttcatgtgGTATTTCCTATTGGTTTTGTATATGGGACAAATTAAAGGAGTCTTTGGGACATATGAACCTATAACTTACAAAACAGGATGTGCTTTTTGGGGAATTTTT TATATTGTGTCAGGAGTTTCCTCAATAAGATCAACACAGAATTCAAGTCGATACCTG AGCATATGGGCTTTGACCATGAACATCTTCTCTGTGATTACTGCACTTATTGCACTATCTCTAACAATAATTGAGTTGTCTACTTTTAACACTGTGTCATATAGGAATTATGGACAAGCG AAACTAGGGAGGGAAGTTTCACGTGTTTTATTGACCACGTACCTCTTGGAAATTGGTATTGCCCTTACACATGCAATCTGCTGCTGTTCACAGTTG AACAAAACGGATCAGAGGACCCCACACCCTCGTAGCAGCTCCCTGAAACTGAACAAAAAACACAGTTCTGCAATGGGAAGTCAAG AACTAGGAGTGGATCTGAGGCAACCACATTCTCGTAGCAGCTCCCTGAAACTGGACAAAACTGCAAGTGAAG AACTAGGAGAGGATCTGAGGCAACCACGTTCTCGTAGCAGCTCCCTGAAACTGAACACATAA